The Meiothermus sp. genome segment ATAAATTATGGTTGTAAGCCGTAGACGCGTCGTGCAGGTTTTGGGTGGGGTCACTATGGCCTCGCTAACCGGTGCGGGTAAGGCCCAGTTCTGGTTCGCCCCCAGTCTGACCTACCCGGCCATCAAGGTTGGCAACGTCAACAGCCTCAAAAACAACGAGCCGGTCTATTTCAATTACCCCGATGCCCGCTCCCAGGGCATTCTGGTCAAGCTGGGGCGCCCTGCTATCGGCGGGGTGGGCCGCGAGCGGGATATTGTGGCCTTCTCGGCCGCCTGTACCCACATGGGCTGCGGGGTGCAGTACAAGGGTGGGCGGTTTCTCTGCCCCTGCCACTACTCCATGTTCGACCCGGCCAAAGCCGCAGCGGTTTACCAGGGCTTAGCCAGCACCGGACTGCCGCAAATTCAGCTCGGAATCGCACAAAACGGAGATATTTTTGCCAGGGCGGTCAACGGCCTGATCTGGGGCCGGGCCCGCAACATCTGAGGGAGGGAACATGTCTAATATCGGTCGTCGAGATGCACTGCCCATTCCCCCCACCAACGCAGAAGTAAAAAACACGGTATGCCAGTACTGCACGGTGGGCTGCGGTTACAAGGTATACACCTGGCCGGTCGGCGCCCAGGGGGGCCTGGCCGCCAATCAGAACGCCTTTGGGGTGGACCTGCGCAACCCCCAAAACCCCCTGGGTGGCCTGGTCTATACCGAGACCATGCACTCCATCGTGACCCGCAAGGATGGGCGTCAGTACCACGTGGTGATCGTGCCGGCCAGCGACTCGCCCATTAACTTTAAGCGCGACCATTCCTCGCGCGGGGCCACCAACGCCGTGGCCACCTGGAGCGACGCCCGCGCTACCCAAGAGCGGCTCAAGTACCCCCTGCTGCGCATGGGCGACCAGTTCCAGGTCATCACCTGGGACGAGGCCCTCGCCATTCTGGCCGGGGTTGCCAAAGGCATCCGCGACAAGGACGGCAACGACGACAACATTGCCGTAAAAGCCTTCGACCACGGGGGCTCGGGAGCCGGTTTCGAAAACAACTGGGGTGTGGGTAGTTTGTTCTTCAAGGGCTTTAGCGTCAAACACATCGCCATCCACAACCGCCCGGCCTACAACTCCGAGGTCTGGGGTAGCCGCGAGCGGGGCGTGCACGAACTCAACTACGACGCCATCGACGCCCGCCTGGCCGATACCATCGTGCTCTGGGGCGCCAACCCCTACGAGACGGCCAGCGTCTTCTACACCGAGCACATGCAGCCCAACATTCAGGGAGCCACCCTGGAGGAAAAGCAGCGCAACCTGAGCCGCGGCGAGCCGGTCGAGGCCGGCTACATGATTGTGGTTGACCCCCGCCGCACCAGCAGCCTGACCATTGCCGAAAATATCGCCAAAGACCGTACCTTGCACCTCAGGCCCAACCTGGGCACCGACTACATCCTGGCCAACGCCATCGCGCGGGTGATGTGGGAGCGCAAGTACTACAATCAGCGCTTCCTGGAAACCCGCACCGACATGGCCAAGTTTGAGGAGTACAAGGAAAAAAGCCTCAAAGTCGGTACCCCCTATGCCCAGTTCATGGCCGAGGTGGAGCGCATCACCGGGGTACGCCGCGCCGACATCGAGAAAGCAGCCGACTGGATTGCCAAACCCAAGGCCGGTGGTTTTGCCCGTCGTACCCTGACCATCTACGAAAAGGGCATCATCTGGAACATGAAGAACTACGACCAGGTTGCGGCCATTGTGCAGATGGCGGTACTGGGGAACAATGTGGGGCGGGCCGGTACCGGCTGCGGTCGCCTGGGCGGGCACCAGGAGGGCTATGTGCGTCCCCCCTCCCCCACCCCGGGCTCGATCTACAACGGCGGGCCGCCTGTTAACGTAGACAAATACCTGACCGACGGCAAGGGCAAGCTCTACTGGGTCATCGGCACCAATCCCTACCTCTCCACACCCAACAACCAGCTCTTCCGCAAGCGCATCCGCGAACGCACCAAGGCCCTCTCGGACTTCCTGGGGCAGTCGGGTGAGCCGGGTACCACGCAGGAGTGGGTTGCCAAAATCCTGGAAGGTCTGGATGCTACGGGCGGCCTGTTCATGGTGGTGCAGGATTTGTATCTGATTCATACTGCCCAGGACGCACATCTGGTACTCCCCGCGAGCGCCTGGGGCGAAGCCAATCAGACCTCGATAAACTGCAACAGCCGTTTGTTGCGCTTGTACGAAAAGTTCATGGACCCACCAGGCCAGGCCAAGCAAGACTGGGAAATCTGCAAGCTAATGGGCCTCAAGATGGCCGAGCTGTACCGCGCCGAAGGCAAGGAAGAGGAGGCCAAGCGTTTCGAGTTTGGCAAGAACTGGCGCACCGACGAGGATGTCTTCCTGGACGGGGGCAACTCCTACCCCAACAACGCCATCCCGGCCAGCGAGGAAGCCACCCTGCCGGCCGAGTGCTACAAAGGGGTTACGTACGCCTTCTTGCGTCAGGTTGGGCAGCAGGGCATCCGTACCCCGGTGCGCGTAGAAAATGGCAAACCGGTGGGCACCCTGCGGCGCTACAGCGTGAAGTTTGGCACCAAAGACGGCAAGTTTAGCTGGTATGGAACCGACGACTGGGAAGGCTACCCCGAAGAGGTGGCGAAATACCTTCAGGGCGAGATGGCCCAGAAGTACCCCTTCTGGATGACCACCGGGCGGGCCCAGGCCATCTGGCAGACCATGTACAACGACCGCTTCCTGCCAGAAAAAATGAACACCCTGCCCATGCCCTACATCGAGATCCACCCCCAGGACGCCCAGCGCCTTGGCTTGCGTGGCGGGGATCTGGCCCAGGTCTGGAACGAAGAGGGCAACGGTACGTTCCTGGTCTACGTTACCGATGCGGTACGGCCGGGTATGATTTTTGCCTTGCAGTACCACCACCTCGGCACTTCCAACAGCATGACCCCGGGATACACCGATCCCAAGACCACCATCCCCTGGTATAAAGGCACCCGCGTGGCCATCCGCAAGGTACGCGGTGCCCTGCCCGACCTGCAGAACAGCACCAGCTTCCTGCAGCAAAACAAGTTTGATTAAGCCTCTATCCTGTACCCGCCTCCAAAATCTGGGGGCGGGTATACTTGCGCCAGATGAAAAGCCTCGAGCAACGTGTCCGCGACTTTTTAAACCGACCCCTCCCCGACGAGGTGGCCCTCCACTACGAACCCGACTCCCTCACCGAAGTGTTTCTCAACACCTTTGTCC includes the following:
- a CDS encoding arsenate reductase (azurin) large subunit — protein: MSNIGRRDALPIPPTNAEVKNTVCQYCTVGCGYKVYTWPVGAQGGLAANQNAFGVDLRNPQNPLGGLVYTETMHSIVTRKDGRQYHVVIVPASDSPINFKRDHSSRGATNAVATWSDARATQERLKYPLLRMGDQFQVITWDEALAILAGVAKGIRDKDGNDDNIAVKAFDHGGSGAGFENNWGVGSLFFKGFSVKHIAIHNRPAYNSEVWGSRERGVHELNYDAIDARLADTIVLWGANPYETASVFYTEHMQPNIQGATLEEKQRNLSRGEPVEAGYMIVVDPRRTSSLTIAENIAKDRTLHLRPNLGTDYILANAIARVMWERKYYNQRFLETRTDMAKFEEYKEKSLKVGTPYAQFMAEVERITGVRRADIEKAADWIAKPKAGGFARRTLTIYEKGIIWNMKNYDQVAAIVQMAVLGNNVGRAGTGCGRLGGHQEGYVRPPSPTPGSIYNGGPPVNVDKYLTDGKGKLYWVIGTNPYLSTPNNQLFRKRIRERTKALSDFLGQSGEPGTTQEWVAKILEGLDATGGLFMVVQDLYLIHTAQDAHLVLPASAWGEANQTSINCNSRLLRLYEKFMDPPGQAKQDWEICKLMGLKMAELYRAEGKEEEAKRFEFGKNWRTDEDVFLDGGNSYPNNAIPASEEATLPAECYKGVTYAFLRQVGQQGIRTPVRVENGKPVGTLRRYSVKFGTKDGKFSWYGTDDWEGYPEEVAKYLQGEMAQKYPFWMTTGRAQAIWQTMYNDRFLPEKMNTLPMPYIEIHPQDAQRLGLRGGDLAQVWNEEGNGTFLVYVTDAVRPGMIFALQYHHLGTSNSMTPGYTDPKTTIPWYKGTRVAIRKVRGALPDLQNSTSFLQQNKFD
- a CDS encoding arsenate reductase (azurin) small subunit, translated to MVVSRRRVVQVLGGVTMASLTGAGKAQFWFAPSLTYPAIKVGNVNSLKNNEPVYFNYPDARSQGILVKLGRPAIGGVGRERDIVAFSAACTHMGCGVQYKGGRFLCPCHYSMFDPAKAAAVYQGLASTGLPQIQLGIAQNGDIFARAVNGLIWGRARNI